Genomic DNA from Paenibacillus sp. MBLB1832:
AGGTTAGGATTAAAGAACGCGGTATTCAGTTGAAGCCGGAACAGCTTGAGAAACTTAATAAAGCGATTGATAAAGCAGCCTCCAAAGGGGCGAAAGATGCACTTATGATTGTCGCTGGCAATGGGTATATCGTGAATGTCCCAAACCGCACAGTAGTCACCGCCTTAGATGGGCAATCCATGAATGAACATGTTTTTACACAAATCGATAGTGCGATGTTCATCTCATA
This window encodes:
- a CDS encoding TIGR02530 family flagellar biosynthesis protein — encoded protein: MTQRVTIGELFPSTVSPAAPRRTPEQQQVSSPGSSTFQKIFQDQFIRFSHHAEVRIKERGIQLKPEQLEKLNKAIDKAASKGAKDALMIVAGNGYIVNVPNRTVVTALDGQSMNEHVFTQIDSAMFIS